Genomic DNA from Nitrosospira lacus:
ATCCTGCCGGTAATCGCGGACGGACCGAGCGACATGGCGTCAATACGTCCGCGCATCATCTCGAAACGACGGCCCATTACCAGGGTCAACTCCTCTGATGTCTTTGCTGTTATGACACTGCGCCCCTCTATGGTGCGTGCAACCGGATCAATGCGCACTGTAATGTCATAGTGGATCTCGGCATCCGCTGCCGGGGCAGATTCGGCGGATGTGGCGGTTGCCATAAAAAACGAAAGTAGAATGCAGACAATATCCCTACTGACACCCGGAATGCGCGCCCCCCTTGTCAGCTGCCTCATTTCGGCACCGCCGGAAACCTGGCAATAATTTCCATCGTCTCGCTACCACGTTTTACCTTGAGCGGCAGCCATGTCCCCGGGGCCTGGCGTTTGACGATATCCACAATATCGTTGATGCGCTTGAGTGCGACGCCGGCGGCCTCCATGATGAGATCACTGTCGCGGATACCGGCTGTTTCGGCGATACTGCCCTTCTCCACCTGCAGCACGCGGGCACCGCCATCCTGTGCCACTTCGAAGCGGATACCCAGGCGCTGCCGCGGCAGCTCATGCGAAACGAATGCCAACGAACCAACGCCAAATACCGCATCGGCCAGTCCTCCGACAACCTGTCCGCAATGGGTGCCGCTATTCCATGGCAACAGCGTGCCGACGTCCGTAACGCGCAGGTCCTTCAACTGGTGGGGGACCCCGTAACCATATTTGATATGTCCCGAACCCATAATGCCGACTACCAGGGGACGCCCCGGCCGGTCCAGCGCCGAGTGTATGGCTTGTGCCATTGCCCTGTCCCAGAGCTGCTGGCTCTCCACAAAGCGCCGAAAATCCGGGTCATCCCGATTGGCTTCACCCTTCTTCTTGCCGCCGCGCTCATGCTCACCGTAAAACGGCAGTAGGTAATCAAGATAAGCCGTGCTTGGCGCGGCGGGTGGCATCACGCCTTCACGCTCATTCTCCGGAACCCCCTCGAAACCCTTCTGGGTAGTCGCTCGACGCAAGCGCGCGTCGATATTGAGCGCCACCATTGGCACACGATTCATGCGTGCAAAATGAAACAGCGGCAGGTAAAGG
This window encodes:
- a CDS encoding ChaN family lipoprotein; translated protein: MTIFQCAPLRHALYKGGFLAVMLFAFVAGPHIAWAQTKAGNKENEGCVPVGSWTLPGGGKISGPDVIARAARNSVVLLGEMHDNPEHHRWQLQVLAALHAMRPDMVIGFEMFPRRVQKALDQWVAGEFSEAQFLAAADWNAVWGTDASLYLPLFHFARMNRVPMVALNIDARLRRATTQKGFEGVPENEREGVMPPAAPSTAYLDYLLPFYGEHERGGKKKGEANRDDPDFRRFVESQQLWDRAMAQAIHSALDRPGRPLVVGIMGSGHIKYGYGVPHQLKDLRVTDVGTLLPWNSGTHCGQVVGGLADAVFGVGSLAFVSHELPRQRLGIRFEVAQDGGARVLQVEKGSIAETAGIRDSDLIMEAAGVALKRINDIVDIVKRQAPGTWLPLKVKRGSETMEIIARFPAVPK